A portion of the Leptospira broomii serovar Hurstbridge str. 5399 genome contains these proteins:
- a CDS encoding RsmE family RNA methyltransferase: MNILLLSREDETEDKKFKVTDPIRINHIRNILKKKPSDSIKAGILNDSLGKFKIIYIDTKYILGNYVKIVVPKRRTPSLSLFSAVQRPPTVEKILHLAGTWGIESIKFHTTDLSRDEYLTSPIWKSENLRAELRIGMEQGWNVFEPSISLGFSIPIANERTRSKAKFSDVLPDFSGSLFYLDRKGGMFDSLLSARMSILNVGFLLGPEPGWSAKEMKRFREIGASPLNVSSAILRSEHALAFLLAQWELVLKSKGIGK, from the coding sequence ATGAATATCCTTCTCTTGTCTCGCGAAGATGAAACGGAAGATAAGAAATTTAAAGTCACCGATCCGATACGAATCAATCATATTAGAAATATTTTAAAGAAGAAGCCTTCCGATTCGATTAAGGCGGGAATTCTAAACGATTCTTTAGGAAAATTCAAGATCATTTACATTGATACGAAGTACATCCTCGGTAATTACGTTAAAATCGTCGTGCCGAAAAGGCGAACGCCTTCGCTATCATTATTTTCCGCCGTACAAAGACCTCCCACCGTGGAAAAAATTCTGCATTTAGCCGGAACTTGGGGGATCGAGTCGATCAAATTTCACACAACAGATCTATCTCGTGACGAATACCTTACCTCCCCTATCTGGAAATCCGAGAATTTACGGGCCGAACTAAGGATAGGAATGGAACAGGGTTGGAACGTTTTCGAACCGTCGATTTCCTTAGGATTTTCTATCCCTATAGCGAATGAAAGAACTAGATCCAAGGCAAAATTTTCCGACGTGCTTCCGGACTTTTCCGGTTCTCTTTTCTATTTAGATCGTAAAGGTGGCATGTTCGATTCGCTACTTTCCGCACGGATGAGTATTTTAAATGTAGGGTTCCTGCTCGGACCTGAACCTGGATGGAGTGCTAAAGAAATGAAACGATTTCGAGAAATCGGAGCCTCTCCGCTCAATGTATCTTCTGCGATACTTCGGAGCGAGCACGCATTGGCCTTTTTACTCGCTCAATGGGAACTTGTTTTAAAAAGTAAGGGAATTGGAAAATAG